The proteins below are encoded in one region of Rhinolophus sinicus isolate RSC01 linkage group LG07, ASM3656204v1, whole genome shotgun sequence:
- the LOC109456233 gene encoding olfactory receptor 7D4: MEAGNQTEVSEFLLLGLSDDPDLQPLLFGVLLSMYLITVLGNLLIILAVSSDSHLHTPMYFFLANLSFVDICFTSTTIPKMLVNIQTQSKNISYIGCLIQVYFLMIFAGLDNFLLTVMAYDRYVAICHPLHYTAIMNPCLCGLLVLLSWFIIFWVSLLHILLMRQLTFCTGTEIPHFFCEVTQILKVACSNTLINDIVLYVATALLAVFPFTGILFSYSQIVSSLMRISSEGGKWKAFSTCGSHLSVVSLYYGTGLGVYLSSALTHSSLRNSVASVMYTAVTPMLNPFIYSLRNKDVKEALRGLLSQGVPCLGHSPQN, from the coding sequence ATGGAAGCAGGAAACCAAACAGAAGTATCAGAATTCCTCCTCCTGGGTCTCTCAGATGATCCAgacctgcagcccctcctctttGGAGTGTTACTGTCCATGTACCTGATCACTGTTTTAGGAAACCTGCTCATCATCCTGGCCGTCAGCTCAGACTCCCACCTGCAcacgcccatgtacttcttcctggcCAACCTGTCCTTTGTGGACATCTGTTTCACCTCCACCACCATCCCTAAGATGCTGGTGAACATCCAGACACAGAGCAAAAACATCTCCTACATCGGATGCCTCATTCAGGTgtatttccttatgatttttgCTGGATTGGATAATTTTCTTCTGACCGTGATGGCCTACGATAGGTATGTGGCCATCTGCCACCCCCTACACTACACAGCCATCATGAACCCATGCCTGTGTGGCCTTCTGGTTCTATTGTCTTGGTTCATCATTTTCTGGGTCTCTCTGCTTCATATTCTACTGATGAGACAGCTGACCTTCTGTACAGGCACTGAAATTCCACATTTCTTCTGTGAAGTTACTCAGATTCTCAAGGTGGCCTGCTCCAACACCCTCATcaatgacattgttttgtacgtAGCCACTGCCCTCCTTGCTGTGTTTCCTTTCACTGGAATCCTGTTTTCTTACTCTCAGATTGTCTCCTCTTTAATGAGAATATCCTCTGAAGGGGGGAAATGGAAAGCATTTTCCACCTGTGGGTCTCACCTCTCTGTGGTCTCCTTGTACTATGGGACAGGCCTGGGGGTCTATCTCAGTTCTGCTCTGACCCATTCTTCCCTAAGAAACTCAGTGGCCTCAGTGATGTACACCGCGGTCACACCCATGCTGAACCCCTTTATCTACAGCCTGAGGAACAAGGACGTGAAGGAGGCCTTGAGAGGGCTCCTTAGCCAAGGAGTCCCTTGTCTGGGTCATTCACCTCAGAACTAA